Sequence from the Mesorhizobium sp. PAMC28654 genome:
GGCTTGGGATACGGAGGCTGATGTCGTCTATGTCTCGAAAGCCATCCGCGCTTCGCAGCAGACACCGGCCATGCAGGCGCTGACGCTGAAGCCTTGGGGCGAATGGCTGCCCTGGGCATGGCCGCGCGACGGCCGCCGCGAAACGCTGGAAGGGGCGGGCGTGGCGCTGGCCCGGCAATATCAGGCGCATGGGCTGAACATGCTTTCCGGCCATGCCCGGTTTGCCGACGGCTCCGTCTCGGTCGAGGCCGGGCTGATGGAAATGCTCGACCGCATGCAGTCCGGCCGTTTCAAGGTTTTCTCGACGCTGACCGACTGGTTCGAGGAGTTCCGGCTCTATCACCGCAAGGACGGCCAGGTGGTAAAACTGCGCGACGATTTGATGTCGGCCACGCGCTATGGCGTGATGATGCTGAGGGAGGCGGTGATCGATCCCTCGGAGTTCAAGGCGGCAAGGCGACCGACCGGGCAGAGCGATCCTTTGGGGGCGTTTCGGTAGGGGCAAGGCTCCTTCACTTCGTCATCCCCGGGCTTGACCCGGGGATTCATGCCGCGACTTCCAGGCGTCGCGACGGTACAGAAATTCTGCCCCGCTGCACTCCTTGGCCGACGTCAGTGCCTCGATCCCAGGGTCCGCGTCGCTTCGCCCCTTGCTCCCGCCCGATGACGAAAGGTGGGCGCTTTCCGCGCGCCTGTAGCCCGTAACATCGGCCGTGGCCCCCAGAAATCATCGATCCACAACCCGCAAAAACACGGCGTGCAGCCTGCGATCCGGCCGGGCCGTGATCGCCGGCGCGGCGCGTCTTTTGTTCAGCCCGTTGGGCAGGAGCCGCCAATGGTCCACATCATCCCCCTCTCCATTGCCAATCGCCGGCTCGATACCGGCAATGCGGTGCAATATCCGCAGGGATCGCCAATCGGCCGCGCCATGCAGGGTTTCGGCGACGAGCTTTCCGCCGTCGCCGCGCGCTACCTGCAGATGAAAGACCAGCAGGAGGCGTTCGACGCCGAGCTGAAGCGTCGCCAGTTCAACGGCCGGGTGGCGCAGGTGGAAGACGAGGTGACCGCCAACGCATCGGCCGACGGCGCCGGCCTGCATGACGCCATGTATTCCGCCCAGGTCGATCCGCGCGGCGGAAAAGTGGTGAAGCCCAGCCTGTTCGACATGATGTTCGACGAGGCGTTGCCGAACATGCCCGAGAGCCAGCGCGCGGCTTTCGCCAACCAAAAGGATGCGCTGCGCAGGATCGGCTCGCTGCGCATGGCGCAGCGGCAGCTTCAGCGCCGCAATGATTATGAGCAGGCGCAGGTCGACACGGCGCTGAAGACCAGCGCCATCGCGATAGGCAAGGCCAACCCCGACGATCACGTCACCTTCGAAGCGGCCCGGCAGCAAGGGCTCGATCTGATCGACAAGATGGGGGTCGACCCAGGGATCAGGCAGCAGATGGTCAAGGACTGGTTCGGCACCGCAGCCAAGATGCGGTTCGAGGCGCTGATCGCCAAGGATCCCAAGCGAGCGCTGGAGATTTTTGGGGTAGGAATGCCGGGAGAGACCTCCGACAGCGCTGCCTCCCGTGTCCAGCCGGTCGGCTGGATCCGCGTTTCGGGCACCTCAGATGCGGCGGCGGCGAAGGGTGACCGTGTTGGCAAGCCGACGCCGGACGAAATATTGGCGCAGGCGTTCAGGGACGACCTTCCGTCGGAGAAACAGGCCGCGCTGGCCAGGAAGGCGGAGTTGGCTAGAACGGCTCAGAAGGTTGAGCTTCGCACCAACATTGGTCTCGCCGAGCAGAACGCGCCGACGCCATCGCACGCACTGGTGCTTATTCCGGCAAGATGCCTGGCCGGGACGGCTTCAGGATCGCCTATGGGCTCGACGAGGGCGACAGGCGCTTTCGGGACTTCGGCTGGCGGACCGATGTCGGTAGTCAGGTTTTCGGTATGCGCACGATGCCGAACCAGGCGATCCATGCCGCCCTTCGCGATGCCGATTCTGGGCCGAACGGTTCGGCGAAAGACAGGGATCGCCGTGAGGCCGCGGCCGTTGCGGTGGGGCTGGTCATGAATCACAGACGAGCCGATGCCGGGGGCTACGTCAGCGAAGCGTTCCCGGACATCGGTGCTGCCTGGAAAGCCGTGATCGGCGGCGGGCTTGAGGATCCAAACGGCTATGACAAGGACGCCTATGACCGAGCGATGGCCATGTCTATCGCCGCGCAGGAGCACCTGGGTGTCGAGAACATCCAGCCTGTGCCGCTGTCGGTTATCCGTGATCTCTCCGATAATCGTGACAGCCGGAGCATGTACCGGCAGGAGATCAATGCGAAAGTCAGCGCGCTGCTTGCTGGAACGTCCGGCCCTGTTGCCCGGGCAGCCGTGGCCCGGCAACTGGCCGATGCCGATCTTGGCTGGATCATTCCGGATGCGTCTGGCTACAAGGCCACTTCGATGCTTTCGGTATTCGCATCAGATGCGAAAGCCCTCGGCAAGGCAGCTGCCAATGCAGGGATCGGCGCAGCCGAACTCGCGGCCAAATTGGTCATCATGGCTGCCGACGGCAATACCCAGGCAACACTGAGCCCTCCCGATTTCACGGATGCTTACTTCGAGCCATCGAACCCTATCGAGAACGTGATGATGCATCAGGGATATGATGCAATCGGCTGGTCGATACCGGGACCAGGGCTTGGACGAACTGCTGCTGCCGAGAAAGGAATACCGCGCGCAATTGAATCGGTTGGATCTGGGGCGGCCGGGCGAGCGGAACTGCCTATCGGCAATTCAAGAGCGGCGAATAATCCTATTCCAGAAGTTGCGCCGGGTCAGGCCATTGCCGAGAAAACCGGGGAGGTGCGACCCGCCGCTGGAGAAACCACAGCGGCAGGAATACCGGCGAAGCGAAAGCCAGATTTCTTCCGGCAGCCGATCTCGTCGCTTGATGATCTTTATGCCGTATCGCCCAAGTGGCAGGCCGAACTTGAGGGCGCTGGTCACGACATTGCCGATCAGGTCGGTGCGAAACTCGTCACCAATGGCTTAAAAGAGAAGGCGACAGCGTACGAGAAGATTGAGCGCAATGAGTATAAAGATGCATCGAGGCTGATTGACATTGTCAGGATCAGTTTCGTGGTCAAATCTCCTGCGCAGGCCGATGAGGTCGTAGCTCGGCTTGCACAGCGCTATGCAATTCGTGACGGAAAGTGGTTTGGGAAGGCCAATGATTACTTCGACAGGAAGATAACGGTGCGCTTCGATGACGGCACATTGGGCGAGGTACAGTTGTTGGAACCGAACATGTACAGAGCCAAGCTTGAGCTCGGAGGGCAGGATCTCTACACGGCTAGCAGAGGTTTGAAAGAAGGAGATTCAAAGCTTGCGGATCTTCGGGAGCGGGAATCGGCTCTCTACGCAACAGCCCGCCATGATGCCGATCCGATCTGGAGCGAGTTGCTCGCGAAGGTGAAGGGCGGGTCAAGTTCGAAAAATTCTAAATAACCATGGTATCCATCCTTATCGGCAAACTGGAAGAGCTAAGGGATTGAATCCGCAGGTCCGCTTAGAATGCGCGGTTTGAAAGTGGCGATTAGATGTGAGCATTCGCGAATCCCTTCTTCGTACGTGCTTGCCTGAGAAATTCAAAATTCGGTGATATAATATACAAATCGATAGAAAGATTAGACATGAAAACAGTGTCGGACAATCGACCGCCAAACTTCGTTGATTGGGACAATCGCCCTGCCATTATCGGTGTCGGAGGCGCTTATGCGATGCTTGAGCCGAACTCTCATTGGGTCCGCGTCAGTGCCGTGGACGTGGCAAACAACGCCAACGTGCTAGATGAGCAGGAATGGCGGGACCAGTTCAAGGAGGAGTTCGGCGAACTCGAGCCCCCATTGGAACTCGCCAACACACGATCCGATGTCCTATGGCATTGGCGAGATAGTAAGAAATGAAACCATTATCAGACAATCGACGACCAAACTTCGTCGATTGGGACAACCGCCCCGCCATTATTGGTGCGGCAGGCGTGTATGCCATGCTTGAGCATCGTGTCTATGCTGGCCAGGAAGGACATTAAATAGGAATTTTTTCCTAATTATATACTTGACGTACCAGATGCAATTTGCGATAACGAATCCAAGGAGTTACCGCAATGTTCGATCTGACCAACGCCATTTACCACGACGCCGACAAGGCCCGCGAGCATCTGGAGGCTATCCATTGGCCCCACGGCCCGTTCTGCCCTCATTGCGGCAATGCCAATCCTGAGCGCATCACCAAGCTTGCCGGCAAGTCCACGCGCCCCGGCGTCTACAAGTGCAACGAATGCCGTGCGCCGTTCTCGGTCACTGTCGGCACCGTATTCGAGCGTTCGAAGATCGGCCTGCACAAGTGGGTGCTGGCCTCGCATCTCTACGCCTCGTCAAAGAAGGGCATGAGCGCTCACCAGCTGCACCGTATGCTTGGCGTCACCTACAAGACCGCGTGGTTCATGGCTCACCGCATCCGCGAAGCCATGAAGGAAGACGTTACCTCATCCGGCCCGCTTGGTGGCGAAGGAAAGACCGTTGAAGCGGATGAAACCTATATCGGCAAGCGCGAGACGCAGCGCGTTTCAGCACAGCGTAAGGGCCGTCCCTACACCAAGAAAGGCAAGTCAGGCGGCGCTCAGAAGCGCATTGTGGTTGGTCTTGTCGAGCGCGGCGGCAAAGCCCGCATGTTTCATTTGAACGACGCTACGGCCTCTACCGTCCGCGATGTGCTGGTCCGCAACGTTTCCCGCGATACGACGCTCTACACCGACTCATCGCGCCTCTACACCCGCACTGGCGAGGAGTACGTTTCGCACAAGACGACCAATCATGCCGCTGGCGAATACGTCCGCTACGAAGGCGCCGAGACGATCCACTCCAATACTGTTGAAGGCGTGTTCTCAGTGTTCAAGCGCGGCATGGTTGGCGTCTATCAGCATTGCGGCGAGGCCCATCTTCACCGCTATCTGGCCGAGTTCGATTTCCGCTACAATCGCCGCACGGCTCTGAAAGTCTCAGATGCAGAACGCGCTGAAGATTTGCTCCGCATGGCCCGCGACAAGCGCCTTACCTATCGGCGGATTGGTGAAGCCGGTCACGCCTAAGCAGAAGGCGCGTCGCTTTATGCGACTCAGGAAGGTAAAAACAAAGTAGGCCACACCGCCTTTGAGTGTGGCCTACTAAGTTTTTATCAGTGCACTGAGTTTGAGGTCACCCTCGCCATCAAGGGGCTTCCTAGTCCCTTGAAACGTCGAATCGCACGGTTTTACCCGGTGGTGAGCGATACAACGCCACTCATCCTTGCATTATATGGGTAATCAGAGACCTAACGCCAGAAAAAAACGCGGCGGGTTTATGTGGCACCCCGCCGCGCTGTCCTCCCCGACTGCCGGTCGAGCCGGTTTCAAGGACATGGCGAGAGTGACGGGAATCGAACCCGCGCGCCACCACAGCGACCTCAGATTAACAGTCCGGTGCCTTAACCACTAGGCAACACTCTCAAGGAGAGCAAATAGCAGATTCATTTTTGCTTTGCGACTCCAGCCTTTGCTGGATTACTGTTTTGCTGGGATTGTTCTTTCTTTTCTTTTGGCGCTGGTGGCGTCTTCAACAGGCGGCGCAAAACCTCGTCGCCCTTTTCCTGGTCTTTGTCTTTGGGAGTTTCCATGACCTCCAACCCTGATCCCTTGCGCAGCGTAGGCGCCGCTCTGTCAAATTGGTCGATGGTAGAGCTTCAATTAGCCAATCTTTTCTCTGCGGCGGCCGATATGAGAAGCCAACGCAACGCATATGCCCATTTTGACACTATCATCAGTTTTGATACGCGGCTGGCAATTTGTGACCGTCTGATGTCCTTGGAGGAAGTCGATGAGATCGAATCTACGATGTGGACGGTACTCTCTGCGAAGCTATCCAAGTCTTACAAGAAACGGCATGAGCTAGCGCATTTTTCGGCTAGGCACGACGATGACGGCGAGACCTGTATAGGGATAACGCCATTTAACACTTGGAGCAAATTCGCAGCCGGAACCGACAAAATTCTCACCATCTTAGATATCCAAGAGCGGGCCAAGAAATTTATAGATCTGCATATGGCCGTAGGCTGGTTCAGCGTTCAGGCGTTTTCGCGCCACGCAGGATCGCCCCCACAAGTTCAGCCAGAACCTGCCCTCGTTCCTCAGCTTCGGGCTTTAGCAATCCAGAGAATAGAAGCAAAGAAACGCCCCGGCTCACAACCTCAGAGCTGACTTCAATCTCGTTTTCA
This genomic interval carries:
- a CDS encoding IS1595 family transposase; translated protein: MFDLTNAIYHDADKAREHLEAIHWPHGPFCPHCGNANPERITKLAGKSTRPGVYKCNECRAPFSVTVGTVFERSKIGLHKWVLASHLYASSKKGMSAHQLHRMLGVTYKTAWFMAHRIREAMKEDVTSSGPLGGEGKTVEADETYIGKRETQRVSAQRKGRPYTKKGKSGGAQKRIVVGLVERGGKARMFHLNDATASTVRDVLVRNVSRDTTLYTDSSRLYTRTGEEYVSHKTTNHAAGEYVRYEGAETIHSNTVEGVFSVFKRGMVGVYQHCGEAHLHRYLAEFDFRYNRRTALKVSDAERAEDLLRMARDKRLTYRRIGEAGHA